One segment of Carcharodon carcharias isolate sCarCar2 chromosome 16, sCarCar2.pri, whole genome shotgun sequence DNA contains the following:
- the LOC121288806 gene encoding toll-like receptor 4, whose translation MEELLLGSRIYFTDIKAKMTHLGAVAMLTSALFMAGCCATPKRIDTSFVNCSRIGYPFSPCILGPDVEMLDLSCNNITIIQQRSFQNLTKLKNLFLQFNHITVIEPGSFAKNSELSEHDSPWVKNKLLVQLENNDPPYHICIHERDFKPGKSIINNIIDCISKSYKTIFILSKHFVQSEWCHYEFFFAHQQVFDDKKDSLILLLLEPIPKNSIPDRFCKLRKLMNRNTYLEWPQNEYQQNFFWKRLKAVLSLDFHSCSSQITRQEIIQGPD comes from the exons ATGGAGGAGCTGTTACTTGGAAGCAGAATTTACTTTACAGACATCAAAGCCAAGATGACACACCTAGGGGCAGTTGCTATGTTGACAAGTGCTCTATTTATGGCTGGCTGTTGTGCAACACCAAAGAGGATAGATACTTCTTTTGTAAATTGTTCAAGAATTGGCTATCCATTTTCTCCTTGCATCCTGGGGCCAGATGTAGAGATGTTGGACTTGTCTTGTAACAACATTACAATAATTCAACAGCGGAGTTTCCAGAACCTTACCAAGCTGAAAAATctttttcttcaattcaatcacattactgtgaTAGAACCTGGGTCATTTGCAAAAAATTCAGAACTAAG TGAACATGATTCGCCATGGGTGAAGAACAAATTGCTGGTACAGTTAGAAAATAATGACCCACCATACCACATCTGTATCCATGAAAGAGATTTCAAACCTGGAAAGTCAATAATTAACAATATAATTGACTGCATATCAAAAAGCTACAAAACTATATTTATCCTTTCAAAACATTTTGTGCAAAGTGAATGGTGCCACTATGAATTCTTCTTTGCACACCAACAGGTATTTGATGACAAAAAGGACAGTCTTATCTTGCTCCTGTTAGAACCTATTCCAAAGAATTCCATCCCAGATCGATTCTGCAAACTAAGGAAACTGATGAACAGAAACACTTACCTGGAATGGCCTCAGAATGAGTATCAACAGAACTTCTTTTGGAAAAGGTTGAAAGCTGTCCTGAGTTTGGATTTCCATTCATGCAGTTCACAAATAACTCGACAAGAGATTATCCAAGGACCTGATTAG